A window of the Gossypium hirsutum isolate 1008001.06 chromosome A05, Gossypium_hirsutum_v2.1, whole genome shotgun sequence genome harbors these coding sequences:
- the LOC107959220 gene encoding uncharacterized protein isoform X1, whose amino-acid sequence MSKKKNPMVFFDISIGGDLVERIIIELFADVVPKTAENFRALCTGEKGIGKSTGKPLHYKGAFFHRIIKGFMAQGGDFSKGNGTGGESIYGGKFADENFKLTHDGPGILSMANSGPNTNGSQFFITFKRQPHLDGWFFKGMDPLLPQNLEEYSASSTTIKFEHPLPLIRGPILAGTSDDPSFGPYILAFKDLPSWAVAYKSCESKIIFQCEEGARIGCAITASNKCKPAWWQSLIGWKSMNLTERERCEDIEMGACLVAAKEKCIGFAKEKCTTPFLNSRIAVAEKEIMNKQVERMVHAASLPEESKWAYLMGSDYLGGSKPRVTNFRASQYLGSSSQLQI is encoded by the exons CTTTTTGCAGATGTTGTTCCTAAGACAGCTGAGAATTTCCGGGCACTCTGTACAG GTGAAAAGGGCATTGGCAAATCTACCGGGAAACCCTTGCACTATAAAGGAGCTTTTTTTCATCGAATAATCAAAGGATTCATGGCCCAA GGTGGTGACTTTTCAAAGGGAAATG GCACTGGTGGAGAAAGTATTTATGGAGGGAAGTTTGCAG ATGAGAATTTTAAACTGACTCATGACGGACCTGGTATTCTCTCTATGGCAAACAGTGGTCCAAACACAAACGGATCTCAATTCTTTATAACCTTCAAGCGCCAACCTCATCTTGATGG TTGGTTTTTTAAAGGTATGGACCCTTTATTACCCCAAAACTTGGAGGAATATTCTGCTTCTTCGACGACCATAAAATTCGAGCACCCCCTCCCATTAATCCGTGGTCCAATCCTGGCAGGAACTTCGGACGACCCATCATTCGGTCCATACATTCTTGCTTTCAAAGACCTTCCTTCTTGGGCCGTTGCTTACAAATCCTGTGAATCAAAAATCATATTTCAATGCGAGGAAGGCGCACGAATTGGGTGCGCCATCACTGCTTCCAACAAGTGTAAACCCGCTTGGTGGCAATCCCTGATTGGTTGGAAATCAATGAATTTAACGGAAAGAGAGCGGTGCGAAGATATCGAAATGGGAGCTTGTTTGGTTGCGGCTAAGGAAAAATGCATCGGCTTCGCCAAAGAAAAGTGTACGACGCCATTTTTGAATTCGAGAATCGCAGTGGCGGAGAAGGAGATAATGAATAAACAGGTTGAGAGGATGGTACACGCAGCATCGTTGCCGGAGGAAAGCAAATGGGCCTATCTTATGGGGTCGGATTATTTGGGAGGGTCCAAACCAAGGGTGACTAATTTCAGAGCTAGTCAGTATCTGGGCTCCAGTTCTCAACTTCAAATATGA